The proteins below come from a single Eucalyptus grandis isolate ANBG69807.140 chromosome 3, ASM1654582v1, whole genome shotgun sequence genomic window:
- the LOC120291898 gene encoding toll/interleukin-1 receptor-like protein, which translates to MRLFLRVVLVLPAAAARLPPRAPRRVRHVRRHDAWALGLLALTVLAFVKSKASEIFGKPTATVKREETNNPGAAASGGETPAPAGEEYEVLLSFRGPDTRTGFTDCLYHDMLGAGIRVYRDNEELRVGREIGGELMRALDVSKIYVPIFSRDYASSSWCLREVAHMVDCVARSKGNKDILPVFFNASPSDVKLRIGLYRNAMAKHRKKFGVEEVKRWEDALVEVAELMGWDLKTRGHGEANKLIIREVLVKLKIKHKYVKNQLVGV; encoded by the exons ATGCGGCTCTTCCTTCGCGTGGTGCTCGTCCTGCCAGCCGCCGCCGCTCGGCTACCGCCGCGCGCCCCGCGGCGTGTCCGCCATGTTCGCCGCCATGATGCTTG GGCCTTGGGACTGCTCGCTCTGACCGTGCTCGCGTTCGTCAAGTCGAAAGCGTCCGAAATCTTTGGCAAACCCACCGCGACGGtcaagagagaggagacgaACAACCCCGGAGCCGCGGCGAGTGGTGGCGAGACGCCGGCGCCAGCCGGCGAGGAGTACGAGGTGCTCCTAAGCTTCAGGGGGCCTGATACTCGCACGGGGTTTACCGATTGCCTTTACCACGACATGCTTGGCGCCGGAATCCGCGTCTACCGAGATAACGAGGAGCTCCGCGTCGGCAGGGAGATCGGCGGCGAGCTCATGCGGGCGCTCGACGTGTCCAAGATCTACGTGCCCATCTTTTCCAGGGACTACGCGTCGAGCTCGTGGTGCCTCCGCGAGGTCGCCCACATGGTGGACTGCGTGGCTCGGTCGAAGGGGAATAAGGACATCTTGCCGGTGTTCTTCAACGCGTCGCCGTCGGATGTGAAGCTTAGGATTGGGCTGTACAGGAATGCCATGGCCAAGCACAGGAAGAAGTTCGGGGTTGAGGAAGTGAAGAGGTGGGAGGATGCTCTTGTTGAAGTTGCTGAATTGATGGGATGGGACCTCAAAACGAGAGG GCATGGGGAAGCTAATAAGTTGATCATCCGAGAGGTTTTGGTTAAGTTGAAGATAAAGCATAAGTATGTGAAAAATCAGCTGGTTGGAGTTTAG
- the LOC120291897 gene encoding disease resistance protein RUN1-like, with protein sequence MKLLDVDCEGVRFVGIHGIGSVGKTTLAKVVFNQLCLYFDDCCFLGDVRESSEKGGLVNLQKRLYSDILNSRFMDNIHDIDDGMNQIGTRFHSKKVLMQMSLVKIVDGDVLWMHDQLKDLGRQIVQRECLHDPGECSWVWICEEAVDIVRKK encoded by the exons ATGAAGCTGTTGGATGTTGACTGTGAAGGTGTTCGTTTTGTTGGTATTCACGGGATAGGCAGTGTTGGCAAAACAACTCTTGCGAAGGTTGTCTTCAACCAGCTCTGTTTGTATTTCGATGATTGCTGCTTTCTTGGAGATGTTCGAGAATCATCAGAAAAAGGGGGCCTAGTAAATTTGCAGAAACGGTTGTATTCTGACATTCTCAACTCTAGATTCATGGACAACATTCATGACATTGATGATGGGATGAACCAGATCGGGACAAGATTTCACAGCAAAAAG GTTCTTATGCAAATGTCTCTGGTAAAGATTGTTGATGGTGATGTATTATGGATGCATGACCAGCTCAAAGATCTTGGGAGGCAAATTGTTCAAAGGGAGTGCTTGCATGATCCTGGAGAGTGTAGCTGGGTGTGGATTTGTGAGGAAGCCGTGGACATTGTAAGAAAAAAGTAG